A section of the Candidatus Latescibacterota bacterium genome encodes:
- a CDS encoding branched-chain amino acid transaminase, which produces MPVKKADTIWMNGKLVPWDEAKVHVLSHVLHYGSSVFEGIRVYKTPDGPAVFRLDEHVRRLLESAKIYRMQVPYDFAALREAMLETVTVNGLEECYIRPLVYRGYGEVGVNPKGCPIDVAIAVWEWGKYLGPEALEQGVDVCVASWNRSAPNTMPNMAKAGSNYMNSQLIKMEAITNGYVEGIGLDVNGYVSEGSGENLFLVRDGVVWTTPMAGSILVGITRNTIITLLKELGYTVREETIAREMLYIADEVFFTGSASEVTPIRSIDRITVGSGSRGPVAKQLQERFFGMFNGRYEDRYGWLTPVKPAPVEG; this is translated from the coding sequence ATGCCGGTCAAGAAGGCCGACACGATTTGGATGAACGGGAAGCTCGTGCCCTGGGATGAGGCCAAGGTGCACGTCCTCAGCCATGTGCTTCACTACGGCAGCAGCGTCTTCGAGGGCATCCGGGTCTACAAGACGCCGGACGGGCCGGCGGTCTTCCGCCTCGACGAGCACGTTCGGCGCCTGCTCGAGTCCGCGAAGATCTACCGCATGCAGGTGCCCTACGACTTCGCGGCCCTGCGCGAGGCCATGCTGGAGACCGTCACGGTCAACGGCCTCGAGGAGTGCTACATCCGCCCGCTGGTCTACCGCGGCTACGGCGAGGTGGGCGTGAACCCGAAGGGTTGCCCGATCGACGTGGCCATCGCCGTCTGGGAGTGGGGCAAGTACCTCGGCCCGGAGGCGCTGGAGCAGGGCGTGGACGTCTGCGTCGCCAGCTGGAACCGCAGCGCGCCGAACACCATGCCCAACATGGCCAAGGCCGGCAGCAACTACATGAACAGCCAGCTCATCAAGATGGAGGCCATCACCAACGGCTACGTCGAGGGCATCGGCCTCGACGTGAACGGCTACGTCAGCGAGGGCAGCGGCGAGAACCTCTTCCTCGTGCGCGACGGCGTCGTCTGGACCACGCCGATGGCGGGCTCGATCCTGGTGGGCATCACGCGGAACACCATCATCACGCTGCTGAAGGAGCTGGGCTACACGGTGCGGGAGGAGACCATCGCGCGTGAGATGCTCTACATCGCCGACGAGGTCTTCTTCACGGGTTCGGCGTCCGAGGTGACGCCCATCCGCAGCATCGACCGGATCACCGTCGGCAGCGGCAGCCGCGGGCCGGTGGCGAAGCAGCTCCAGGAGCGCTTCTTCGGCATGTTCAACGGCCGCTACGAGGACCGCTACGGCTGGCTGACTCCGGTCAAGCCGGCGCCCGTGGAGGGCTAG
- the rpiB gene encoding ribose 5-phosphate isomerase B, whose translation MRLAVATDHRGVALKDALVACLREAGHEVDDLGSHGAASVDYPDFAIAVAERVAAGRAERGVLVCGTGIGMSIAANKVQGARAALVYDEDAVRLSREHNDANILVLPGNWLESGRACEWLRLWLATPFAGGRHERRVGRITNYERDRQDEPRR comes from the coding sequence GTGCGCCTCGCCGTCGCCACCGACCACCGCGGGGTGGCGCTCAAGGACGCTCTCGTGGCCTGCCTCCGTGAGGCGGGCCACGAGGTCGACGACCTCGGCAGCCACGGCGCGGCGTCGGTGGACTACCCCGACTTCGCCATCGCGGTGGCCGAGCGCGTGGCCGCCGGGCGCGCCGAGCGCGGCGTGCTGGTCTGCGGCACGGGCATCGGCATGTCGATCGCGGCCAACAAGGTGCAGGGCGCGCGCGCGGCCCTCGTCTACGACGAAGACGCCGTGCGCCTGTCCCGCGAGCACAACGACGCGAACATCCTCGTCCTGCCCGGCAACTGGCTCGAGTCAGGCCGCGCCTGCGAGTGGCTGCGGCTCTGGCTCGCGACGCCCTTCGCGGGCGGCCGCCACGAACGCCGCGTGGGACGCATCACGAACTACGAACGGGACCGGCAGGACGAGCCGCGGCGCTGA